Genomic DNA from Novipirellula caenicola:
ACGAAATCGCCCCTGGGCATCCAACTGGACCTCGAGATTGATCAATTGATCGTTTCGCACATTCTGCACCAACAACGTGACATCCCCTCGGCGACCGGCTTGACGATTCAGTTCCGCACCAAGGGGGTACAGACGATCTTGGATCCAGCCCACCTGGAAACCACTTACCGCCACGATCCGATCGCCATGCTCGAGCCCCACACGGTGCGCGGCGGTGTTGGGAATGGTTCGGGTGACGACGACACCGGTGTCGGTGTTGCGGGCATACACGCCTAGCTTCCAGTGATCCGATTGCGGTGGAACGACGTGGGGCTGAACCCTCGTGTTCGCACGCGATTGGTTCGTGTTCGCACGCGATAGGCTCGTTTGCGGCATTCCTTCTTCGGTGCCTTGTTGGGCGTTGTCGGCTTCGTTTGACACTTCCGACCGAGGAATGCCACCTTCACGCTGACCTGCAGCGTCACGACCACGTTCGCGATCCGGTGTGTCAAATTGTTGTGCGGATACCTGCGATCCTCCAAACGTCAACGCGAGACACGCCAGAAGTAGAAGCGAGCAGCAACGTACAAAACTCATGCTAGTACCTTTATCCATGCTAGGCCCTTTTGAATGTGAACATTGATGCAGTACAGATCAGGCATGCGATGAATGGGCAGCGGTGTGATGGACTTGATAATCCGCATCGACCCAGCACTTCGGTAACGATTCACCCGACGGGAAAACCAACTCGGTTTTGCGAAACATCTCTGCGTCTTGCTCTTCCTCTCCCGCTTGACGACATCCCTTGACACTTTCCTCCAATGGGCTGGCAAGCATTTGAAGATCGTCGATACGAACGAGGTCATCCGACCTTTTCACTTTCATAAACATTTCAGTAGCTCCCTAGGAATTTTCTGCTTTCCGGTGTCGTAGACGTCTGCGAGCGTTGCCGGTTGGTTGCCATCAATGCTGCAACTCGCATTCCTATCCACGGCGGTGATCCGAGATATCGACGGCGCGACAATTGCTCGAAATTCAACTGCCAAACAAACCCTCTTATCGCCGCACAATTCCGCCGCAGCGAGCCCCCGACACACACCGCCGGCTGATGGCAGGGCGACCACGTTGACGACAAACCAACCAGGAGCAATTCCATGGCTGTTTCCTCACAAACGGTTTCCTCACAACCCAGTTCGCACATCGAAACGAAGCAACTGCAACAACTGGCAACACAAATTCGCCGCTGGATCGTGCAATCCACTTCGGCAGCCGATTCAGGGCACCCGACTTCGTCGCTGTCCGCGGTGGAATTGATGACGGACCTCGTCTTTGCTGGCACCTTCCGCTACGACGTTGAACATCCAGAGCATCCCGCCAACGATCGGCTGATTTTCTCCAAAGGACACGCCTCTCCGCTGTTCTACGCACTCTGGGCGGCAGCGGGTCAGGTAAGCGAAGAAGAACTGATGAGTTACCGCACGTTTGGTAGCAAACTAGAAGGCCATCCGACGGCTCGTTTTCGATTTACCGAAGCCGCCACCGGTTCGCTCGGTCAAGGATTGTCGATCGGCTTGGGAATGACGCTTGCCGGTAAGTACTTGGACCATTTGCCCTACCGCACATTTGTATTGCTCGGCGATAGCGAAATGGCCGAAGGGTCCCAGTGGGAAGCGATCCAATTGGCGGCCCATTACAAACTAAACAACTTGATTAGCATTCTCGACGTCAATCGCCTCGGTCAACGCGGCGAAACGATGTACGGTTACGATTTAGAAGCCTACCAACAACGAATCGAAGCGTTTGGATGGAAATGCATCCTCGTTAGCGATGGCCATGATCATTCACAGGTTCGCAATGCCTATGCCGATGCGTGCCAATCGACCGACCAACCCGTGATGATCATTGCCCGAACCATCAAAGGCAAAGGCGTCTCGTTCCTCGAGAATCAAGATGGTTTTCACGGCAAGCCGGTCGACCAAGACCGCTTGGACGAAGCATTGTCCGACATTGGCGAACTTGACGAACCGGTGTTTGGAAAAATCGCCAAACCCGATGACGTGCAACTAAAGTCACTCGAGTCCGACGAAGCGGAGCCACCGGAATATAAAATCGGTGAGGAAGTGGCAACACGTGATGCCTATGGTAACGCGTTGTGTCGTTTGGCGATGAAGTACCCACACATGACCGCACTGGATGGCGAAGTCTGCAATTCGACGCGTTCGGAACAATTTCGTGACGACTACCCCGACCGTTTCTTTGAAATGTTCATTGCCGAACAGAACATGGTGGGAGCGGCAACCGGATTGGCACTGCGAGGCAAATTGCCGTTTGTTTCCAGTTTTGCCGCGTTCTTGACCCGAGCGTTTGATCAAATTCGCATGTTGCCTTACAGCCAAGCCAACGTCAAATTCGTGGGCTCGCACTGTGGCGTTTCGATTGGCCAAGACGGACCATCGCAAATGGGGCTGGAAGACATCGCGATGTTCCGCACAATTCGCGACGGGGTGGTGCTGTATCCAAGCGATGCGGTATCGACCGAAGCCTTGGTCGAAGCGATGGCCGAGCACCGAGGCATCGCCTATTTAAGAACGACGCGAGGTGACACACCGGTGATCTATGACATCGACGAGAAATTCCTGATCGGCGGCAGCAAAGTACTGCGTCAATCCGACGAGGATCAAGTAACGCTGATCGCCGCCGGCATCACACTACACGAGGCGCTGCGTGCGCACGAGCAACTGAAGGAACACGGGATTGTCACACGCGTGATCGATTTGTATTCGATCAAGCCGCTGGACCACGCCACGGTACGCCAAGCAGCAGACCAAACCAAAGTGATTTTTACGATCGAGGACCATGTGCCCGACGGAGGCATCGGCGAAGCGGTGCTGACGAGTCTGTCAGACCATGCGACCGCCGTGAATTGTCTGGCCGTCCGCAAGCAGCCGCTCAGCGGATCGCCCGACAAACAGCTCGAGCTGCAAGGCATCTCGGCCGATGCAATCGTCGACGCGGTGATGCGATTTGTCAAACAGGATAGCGGTGCCTCGGCCTAGCGGACACCGCTCTGCTCGACACGTGATGGGACCTAGATGGTGAAAGCCAACTCGATGGAAATATGGACGATTGGTCACTCCAACTTGCAGCTCGACGATTTTGTTGAACTGCTAAAGCAACACGATATCGAGATGGTGTGCGACATTCGTCGATTCCCTGGCTCTCGAAAATTCCCGCACTTTGGCCAGGATTCTCTTTCCGAATCGCTTCGGTCGCACGGAATCAACTATCGTTGGCTGGAAGGCCTCGGAGGTCGCCGCCCTCGGCAAGACGCGACATCGTCATCGCCCAACGACGGACTTCGAAACCAAAGTTTTCGAAATTACGCCGACTACATGATGACCGAGGCATTTCGACACGCCTTTACGGAGCTCAAGCAGATTGCTGCTGCCAAACGAACTGCGATCATGTGCTCGGAAAGCGTCTTTTGGAGGTGCCACCGCCGCCTCGTTAGCGACTACACGGTCGCATCAGGTGGAACGGTACACCACCTATTCCCCGACGGCAAAACCCGCCCGCATGCGATGACGACCGAAGCGGTGATCAAAAACTCAAGCGATCCCCCGCAAGTCATCTATCCCGCGTAAGAAAGGTGCCATGCACCTTCTTGGCCACACACCTTCGCGGCAAGACGGGCAACTTACTGTTTTTGGAAGGATGAACAAGAAATCAATTTCCGTGTTCGCTGGTACGAAAGAATTCGGCGGGGAACGGAGCTTGTTTTGACTTGTTGGGATTTCGCCACGGGAATCGGACTCCGCGATCTTCCAATAGCGGCATTTCGTCACCGCCGCTGGCGTGCAACAGGTCCCACAGTTGGGCGTTGAGCTGTTCGATTCGATCGGCGTGCTCAGGCGAATCAATCAGATTGTGCATCTCGGCGGGATCCGATTGCAAGTCGTACAGTTCATCGCGATCCCATAATCCGTGACAGCGAATGTATTTGTAACGCCCTCCGATGATCGCATGCAGCGTCGGTGTTTGGGGATAGTTGCGTTCCCAGTAATACTCGTACAGCAGCGTCTTGCGATCAAAACGGCTCGCATCGTTTTGCGTCAGCGCCGTCCAGAAACTTTTGCCGTCTTGTTTGGGCAGGGCGGGTGCGGAAGCGGCTTCCAATAGGGTCGGAGCGACGTCGATGTTTCCGACCAGCGCATCAAACGATTGCCCTGCGGGAATGCGTCCTGGTGCCATGATCAGCAGCGGAACGCGTGCACTGGCTTCGTATGCCGTTCGTTTGTCAATCAGCCCATGATCACCAAACTGGAACCCGTTATCGCCCATAAAGACGAACACGGTGTTGTCTCGCAAATCGTTCTGTTCCAGAAACCTTAGCAACCGACCGACGCTATCGTCGACCGCCAGGATCGATTCACAATACCGCCGATAATAAACCTCGGGCGAAAAATCGGCCAAGTTGTATCCGAACTCGGCTCCATGTCGGCTGTTTCGCTGATTGCGAACCCACATCGGCAACTTGCCCGCGTCCATTTGCTCAACGGTCGGTGTTTCAATCGGAAGCGGTTGATCGGCATAACGGCCTCGGTGTCGATCAGCGGGAACGAAATCCGAGTGCACCGCCTTGTGGCTGACGTACAAAAAGAACGGCTTCTCAGCGTCTCGCTTTTGCAACCAGTCGATTGCATAGTCCGTCAACTCGTCGGTGATGTAACCGTTTTGTGGCACCCGTTTCCCATTGACGTTTAGCCCATCGTAAGTCGTCTGGGGTACTTCGCGTGTGGTGCCGTGGCCATCGGGCCAATAGGTGCCTTGGCCTTTGAAGGCCACCCAGTGATCAAAACCACGCTGGGGATCATCGATTTCGCCCCCCATGTGCCACTTGCCAATGAACGCGGTTTGGAAACCGGCTTTTTGCAAGTGTTCAGGAAAAAACGTCAGCGTGGGGTCAACCGGATGGTAGTTGTCGACCACACGATGATTGTGAGCGTATTGGCCGGTCAGAATCGATGCACGGCTGGGGGAACAGAGCGATGTCGTCACGTAAGCCCGAGTCAGCATCGCTCCGTCGCGAGCGATCGAATCGATGTGCGGGGTTTCAATGAACGGATGTCCCGCCGCGCCGAGACAATCGAATCGATGATCATCACACAACACAAAGACGATGTTTGGAGGTGTCTCAGCCTTCAATTGCCCGGCCGCCAACAGGGTCAACGTAATGGCAAAACAAGCGGGTATTCTCATGGTGATCCATTCAAAAAAGGGGAACCCCAAAGATACCAGTAATGTCACCCCCACGCAGCATCGAGACGGCTTCGAGTCGCTACCTTCGATAAGCTGGTAGGCAGGAATCATCGGGTGAAATCCCATTCGCCGCGTCGGTCTACGCTGCGAAGCATTTTTCATAACCCGAATGCGTCAGCGAGGGAATCTCGAACCAGCACCGGTCCCTCGCTGACGCGGCGGGTTGGGATTTGCTGGGGGAAACGACAGTGGCGCAACATCAAGACTGACGCGTTCGGGTTGCAATGACCCGACGGAACACGACTCAGAAATTCTTCCTAGCGTTGGCCAAAACGGCGAATGCACCGCACGACACCTGCCTACCTGCTTCCCAGGTGACGACTTGCAACGCACGACAGGCCCCCACGCTCTGGCGAGCGTAGCCACGAAATGCGGAGGTGACGACTCGCAACGCACGACAACCATCCACGCTCTGGCGAGCATAGCTACGAAATGCGGAGGTGGTGAATCGCAGCGGACAGCAAGCCTCCACGCTCTGGCGAGCGTTGCTACCGAACGCCAACCCCGCAGACGGCTGACAAAAAATTAAGTTGCGTTGGCAGTGCTAACCAGCAACTGATCGACTTCGTTACTGACAATCACACCGTAGTTGATTGCGCCGAGCCAACCGCTCATGATGATCCCGACGCTGCCGGCGTGGAACATGCCGCCGACTTGCTGTGGTAGTTCGCGGCTGACGCCAAGCCCTTCGAACTTCGTTCCAAAGCTGGCCCCCAGCTCGTGTCGCGTGTAGTGATTGAATGTCCGCGGCGTGGCCGCTTCGGCGCGATCGATTTTGTTGCGGATCCCTGGGATGTATTTTTCCAAAGCATCGATCGTCGATTCGACGAGGTCTTGCTTGCTGGCCGCGTATTCTTCGTCACTCATGTTGGCCCAATCGGACCAATTGGCGTTGGTGCTGCTGACGATCGCGTAACGTTCTTTCTTTTTCTCGGGACGAGTGCGCGGGTAATAGAAGCTGAACGTGCGGCTGGTGATATCACGGCTTAGCAACAAGTCGGTACGGAACTCTTTTGCCGTACTGGTAAAGAACAAATCGCCGCCGGACTCATCAATTTCTTCACCTTCTTTCAGTGCCATATAGACTTGTGTGCTGCTGTTATTCAGCCGCACCTCTTCAGCTCGCTCGACATAGTCTTTATCCAGCACTTCGCTGCCGAGCATGTTCAGCACGGTCGTTTTAAGGTTTGCGTTGCTGACGACGGCGCGACAGCGAATCGTACGCCCGTTGACTTCGACGGAATTGACGCGTCCATCTTTGACATTGATTTTGTCGACACCACAGCGGATGCGAATGTCGACGTTGTTCGATTCGAGTTCTTTCTTCATCCGAGCGACAAGGTCTTCGGTGCCCCCTTCGTAGATGAACACGCCCTTGCTCATAAAATTGCTGAACACAATTCCATACGTGATCGCGGGGTCTTCGAGCGTGGATCCGTTGGCATACGTGATCGGCTCCATCAACAACCGCACCACGTCATCGCGACCGGGAAAGAAACGGTCAAACAATTGACGCGTGGTGAGTTCTTGGTCATCGTAAAAGTTCATGCTTCGCGCGGTATCAAAGAACTCGTTGACCGTGTCCGGGGCGATGCCGAAATCGGTGGTCAATAGCCGCGTAAAGTCTTCGCGATTGAACGTGGTCGTGAGCGAGAACTGAGGATTGTCAAAGCGAATGTTTTTCAATTGGACAATGCGATCGGCGATGTCTCGGTTCCAATAGCGACGACACGATTTGATCATCCCGTGAGGAAACCCGTGCAGCGACACGTCAAAGATATGGCCGCCGGGACGTAGGAACCATGTCGCGAGCCCACCAAGTTTGTAGTGTTGTTCCAACAACAGGACGCGATGGCCGGCACGGCCGAGGATATTGGCCGAGGTCATTCCGGCAAGCCCGCTGCCAATCACGACCACGTCATATTCGTCCGCGGCACCTTTTAGGAAATCTTTCGCCATCGATGGAACTACAAAAACAAAGAAGGGGGGTGATGTGAGAAACCAGCGTTAGAAGATACAGCAAAACGGGGATTCGTTAGAGAGGGCCTTGATCGGGCTGCAGCTCGGCAAACACCCCGATTTGGTTTTCCGCCGGCGGTTTATCACCGTAAAGCATCACGCCAGCGTTGCCGACGAGCCAGCGGTCGTCGATCAAGCGGATCGAACCGGTTTTCTCGGCTCGCACCGTCTGTTTACCGATTCCCGACCGCAACGCGTCATGCGTGCCACGAAAGATGGTCACATGCTCGGCTGGCAAAACGGTCGCCAAACGCTTGGTCCCACGGTCGCTTTGGA
This window encodes:
- a CDS encoding NAD(P)/FAD-dependent oxidoreductase, translating into MAKDFLKGAADEYDVVVIGSGLAGMTSANILGRAGHRVLLLEQHYKLGGLATWFLRPGGHIFDVSLHGFPHGMIKSCRRYWNRDIADRIVQLKNIRFDNPQFSLTTTFNREDFTRLLTTDFGIAPDTVNEFFDTARSMNFYDDQELTTRQLFDRFFPGRDDVVRLLMEPITYANGSTLEDPAITYGIVFSNFMSKGVFIYEGGTEDLVARMKKELESNNVDIRIRCGVDKINVKDGRVNSVEVNGRTIRCRAVVSNANLKTTVLNMLGSEVLDKDYVERAEEVRLNNSSTQVYMALKEGEEIDESGGDLFFTSTAKEFRTDLLLSRDITSRTFSFYYPRTRPEKKKERYAIVSSTNANWSDWANMSDEEYAASKQDLVESTIDALEKYIPGIRNKIDRAEAATPRTFNHYTRHELGASFGTKFEGLGVSRELPQQVGGMFHAGSVGIIMSGWLGAINYGVIVSNEVDQLLVSTANAT
- a CDS encoding acetyltransferase, producing the protein MKVKRSDDLVRIDDLQMLASPLEESVKGCRQAGEEEQDAEMFRKTELVFPSGESLPKCWVDADYQVHHTAAHSSHA
- a CDS encoding PDZ domain-containing protein, whose translation is MSFVRCCSLLLLACLALTFGGSQVSAQQFDTPDRERGRDAAGQREGGIPRSEVSNEADNAQQGTEEGMPQTSLSRANTNQSRANTRVQPHVVPPQSDHWKLGVYARNTDTGVVVTRTIPNTAAHRVGLEHGDRIVAVSGFQVGWIQDRLYPLGAELNRQAGRRGDVTLLVQNVRNDQLINLEVQLDAQGRFRIQERSERSSRDPSFPRPSLPE
- a CDS encoding transketolase, which produces MAVSSQTVSSQPSSHIETKQLQQLATQIRRWIVQSTSAADSGHPTSSLSAVELMTDLVFAGTFRYDVEHPEHPANDRLIFSKGHASPLFYALWAAAGQVSEEELMSYRTFGSKLEGHPTARFRFTEAATGSLGQGLSIGLGMTLAGKYLDHLPYRTFVLLGDSEMAEGSQWEAIQLAAHYKLNNLISILDVNRLGQRGETMYGYDLEAYQQRIEAFGWKCILVSDGHDHSQVRNAYADACQSTDQPVMIIARTIKGKGVSFLENQDGFHGKPVDQDRLDEALSDIGELDEPVFGKIAKPDDVQLKSLESDEAEPPEYKIGEEVATRDAYGNALCRLAMKYPHMTALDGEVCNSTRSEQFRDDYPDRFFEMFIAEQNMVGAATGLALRGKLPFVSSFAAFLTRAFDQIRMLPYSQANVKFVGSHCGVSIGQDGPSQMGLEDIAMFRTIRDGVVLYPSDAVSTEALVEAMAEHRGIAYLRTTRGDTPVIYDIDEKFLIGGSKVLRQSDEDQVTLIAAGITLHEALRAHEQLKEHGIVTRVIDLYSIKPLDHATVRQAADQTKVIFTIEDHVPDGGIGEAVLTSLSDHATAVNCLAVRKQPLSGSPDKQLELQGISADAIVDAVMRFVKQDSGASA
- a CDS encoding sulfatase, which gives rise to MRIPACFAITLTLLAAGQLKAETPPNIVFVLCDDHRFDCLGAAGHPFIETPHIDSIARDGAMLTRAYVTTSLCSPSRASILTGQYAHNHRVVDNYHPVDPTLTFFPEHLQKAGFQTAFIGKWHMGGEIDDPQRGFDHWVAFKGQGTYWPDGHGTTREVPQTTYDGLNVNGKRVPQNGYITDELTDYAIDWLQKRDAEKPFFLYVSHKAVHSDFVPADRHRGRYADQPLPIETPTVEQMDAGKLPMWVRNQRNSRHGAEFGYNLADFSPEVYYRRYCESILAVDDSVGRLLRFLEQNDLRDNTVFVFMGDNGFQFGDHGLIDKRTAYEASARVPLLIMAPGRIPAGQSFDALVGNIDVAPTLLEAASAPALPKQDGKSFWTALTQNDASRFDRKTLLYEYYWERNYPQTPTLHAIIGGRYKYIRCHGLWDRDELYDLQSDPAEMHNLIDSPEHADRIEQLNAQLWDLLHASGGDEMPLLEDRGVRFPWRNPNKSKQAPFPAEFFRTSEHGN
- a CDS encoding DUF488 domain-containing protein → MVKANSMEIWTIGHSNLQLDDFVELLKQHDIEMVCDIRRFPGSRKFPHFGQDSLSESLRSHGINYRWLEGLGGRRPRQDATSSSPNDGLRNQSFRNYADYMMTEAFRHAFTELKQIAAAKRTAIMCSESVFWRCHRRLVSDYTVASGGTVHHLFPDGKTRPHAMTTEAVIKNSSDPPQVIYPA